In Porphyrobacter sp. LM 6, one DNA window encodes the following:
- a CDS encoding type II 3-dehydroquinate dehydratase: MTNLVYVLNGPNLNLLGTREPEIYGTTTLDDIAGMLEDRARELRLEIEMRQTNHEGMLVDWLHEAQAEGARAVLLNAAAYTHTSIALLDAIKAIRTPVIEVHLSDPKTRESFRHLSYVGMAAALTVEGHGANSYLIALEAVAAGKV, encoded by the coding sequence ATGACCAACCTCGTCTACGTCCTCAACGGCCCCAACCTCAATCTCCTCGGCACGCGCGAGCCGGAGATTTATGGCACCACCACGCTCGATGATATTGCGGGGATGCTGGAAGACCGCGCCCGCGAACTCAGGCTTGAGATCGAGATGCGCCAGACCAATCACGAAGGGATGCTGGTCGACTGGCTGCACGAGGCCCAGGCTGAAGGCGCGCGCGCCGTTCTGCTCAATGCGGCAGCCTATACCCACACCTCCATCGCGCTGCTCGACGCGATCAAGGCGATCAGAACGCCGGTGATCGAAGTGCACCTGTCCGATCCCAAGACCCGCGAGAGCTTCCGCCATCTTTCCTATGTCGGCATGGCCGCGGCTCTGACGGTCGAGGGCCACGGGGCTAACTCCTACCTGATTGCGCTCGAAGCCGTAGCGGCAGGCAAGGTATAA
- a CDS encoding HpcH/HpaI aldolase/citrate lyase family protein, translating into MTHIAPTPPRMRSWLFAPGDSEKKMGKAIAGSADIALLDLEDSVSPENKAAARAMVAEVIATADNRARLWVRINPVSSADCIADLAAILPSRPGGVFLPKAEGAADITRLHHYLTALEAANGIPQGHTLIAALVTETAAAMFKTGDYAGDYPGRERLVAMSWGAEDLSSALGAREQRGSDGEYSHTYEMARSLCLIGASAAGVAAIETVQPEFRDLDALAERARRVRAQGFRGMLAIHPAQVDPINAAFTPSAEELAHARAVVQAFAEHPGAGVVALDGAMLDRPHLALAQRLLAEAGEK; encoded by the coding sequence ATGACCCATATCGCCCCCACCCCGCCCCGTATGCGCTCTTGGCTGTTCGCGCCGGGCGACAGCGAGAAGAAGATGGGCAAGGCGATCGCGGGCTCGGCCGACATCGCTTTGCTGGACCTCGAGGACTCGGTCTCGCCCGAAAACAAGGCCGCCGCGCGGGCGATGGTGGCGGAGGTAATCGCCACCGCAGACAATCGCGCGCGGCTGTGGGTGCGGATCAATCCGGTTTCGAGTGCGGACTGCATCGCCGATCTGGCTGCGATACTGCCTTCGCGGCCGGGCGGCGTGTTCCTGCCCAAGGCGGAAGGCGCAGCAGACATCACCCGGCTGCACCACTATCTGACCGCGCTGGAGGCCGCCAATGGCATCCCGCAGGGCCATACCCTGATTGCCGCTTTGGTAACCGAAACGGCAGCGGCGATGTTCAAGACCGGCGACTATGCCGGCGACTATCCCGGCCGGGAGCGGCTCGTCGCAATGAGCTGGGGGGCGGAAGACCTGTCCTCGGCGCTTGGTGCGCGCGAGCAACGCGGGTCGGACGGAGAGTATTCCCACACCTACGAAATGGCGCGCAGCCTGTGCCTGATCGGCGCCTCGGCGGCAGGCGTGGCGGCGATCGAGACCGTGCAGCCCGAATTCCGCGATCTGGACGCCCTGGCGGAACGCGCGCGGCGGGTGCGGGCGCAGGGCTTCCGCGGAATGCTGGCAATCCATCCGGCGCAGGTCGATCCGATCAACGCCGCCTTCACTCCGAGCGCCGAGGAACTCGCACATGCGAGGGCCGTAGTGCAGGCCTTTGCCGAGCATCCCGGCGCGGGTGTGGTGGCGCTCGACGGGGCGATGCTCGACCGGCCCCATCTGGCGCTGGCGCAGCGGTTACTGGCCGAGGCGGGCGAGAAATAG
- the accB gene encoding acetyl-CoA carboxylase biotin carboxyl carrier protein: MANDAGQGSKANGRKSGMNIDTALVRELAELLNETGLTEIEVEDDDRKIRVSRGGGVPMAAPVYAPAPAPAAAAPAAAAPAPAEAAAPAGPDLKNAVKSPMVGTAYLTPEPGAAPFIAVGKAVKEGDTLLIVEAMKVMNPITAPRSGTVTAILIDSAQPVEFDQPLVVIS, translated from the coding sequence ATGGCAAACGACGCTGGCCAAGGCAGCAAGGCGAACGGGCGCAAGTCGGGCATGAACATCGACACCGCACTGGTGCGCGAGCTGGCCGAACTGCTCAACGAGACCGGCCTGACCGAAATCGAGGTCGAGGATGACGATCGCAAGATCCGCGTTTCGCGCGGCGGCGGTGTGCCGATGGCCGCTCCGGTCTATGCGCCTGCACCTGCTCCGGCCGCTGCGGCCCCAGCTGCTGCCGCGCCTGCTCCGGCCGAAGCGGCAGCGCCCGCCGGCCCTGACCTCAAGAACGCCGTCAAATCGCCGATGGTCGGCACGGCCTATCTCACCCCCGAACCGGGGGCCGCGCCCTTCATCGCGGTCGGCAAGGCCGTGAAGGAAGGCGATACGCTGCTGATCGTCGAAGCGATGAAGGTGATGAACCCGATCACCGCTCCGCGTTCGGGCACCGTCACCGCTATCCTGATCGACAGCGCCCAGCCGGTCGAATTCGACCAGCCGCTGGTGGTGATCTCCTAA
- a CDS encoding (2Fe-2S)-binding protein, translated as MAIAFSVNGKQVEVEADADTPLLWVLRDDLGMTGTKFGCGIAACGACSVHVDGNLTRSCSVPLSEIEGAEITTIEGLKAADGTLHKVQAAWIDAQVPQCGYCQSGQIMAAVALIEKVGTPSDAQIDEAMTNICRCGTYPRIRKAILAATGAAAAAQQGDA; from the coding sequence GTGGCAATCGCATTTTCTGTCAATGGCAAGCAGGTCGAGGTGGAGGCTGACGCCGATACGCCGCTGCTGTGGGTCTTGCGCGACGATCTCGGCATGACCGGGACGAAGTTCGGCTGCGGCATTGCCGCCTGCGGCGCCTGTTCGGTCCACGTCGATGGCAACCTCACCCGCTCGTGCAGCGTCCCGCTGAGTGAGATCGAAGGCGCCGAAATCACCACGATCGAAGGGCTCAAGGCTGCCGACGGAACGCTCCACAAGGTGCAGGCCGCGTGGATCGACGCGCAGGTGCCGCAATGCGGGTACTGCCAGTCGGGCCAGATCATGGCCGCCGTGGCGCTGATCGAGAAGGTCGGCACCCCGTCCGACGCGCAGATTGACGAAGCGATGACCAATATCTGCCGCTGCGGCACCTATCCGCGCATCCGCAAGGCGATCCTCGCGGCGACCGGCGCGGCCGCTGCCGCTCAGCAGGGAGACGCGTGA
- a CDS encoding holin family protein has translation MALLDVLIGPIASIIDKIIPDKEAQAKAKIELLTLQGSQEMQMLETQLQAIVAEANSKDPWTSRARPSFLYVMYVLLLASLPMGVLSAFNPAAAQQIAAGMNAYLAGLPEPLYALFGTGYLGYTAARQWGKVKGVDR, from the coding sequence ATGGCCCTACTCGACGTCCTTATCGGCCCCATCGCCTCGATCATCGACAAGATCATCCCCGACAAGGAGGCGCAGGCCAAGGCCAAGATCGAGCTGCTGACGCTCCAGGGCAGCCAGGAAATGCAGATGCTCGAAACCCAGCTTCAGGCCATCGTCGCCGAGGCGAACTCGAAGGACCCCTGGACCAGCCGCGCGCGTCCGAGCTTCCTCTACGTGATGTATGTGCTGCTGCTGGCGTCCTTGCCGATGGGGGTGCTCAGCGCCTTCAACCCCGCCGCCGCGCAGCAGATCGCAGCAGGCATGAACGCCTATCTGGCAGGCCTGCCCGAGCCGCTCTACGCGCTCTTCGGCACCGGCTACCTCGGCTACACGGCGGCGCGCCAGTGGGGGAAGGTCAAGGGCGTGGACCGGTAG
- a CDS encoding histidine kinase dimerization/phospho-acceptor domain-containing protein, translating to MFFDDRLATVLRQRATGEAGLRTQYRQLIDLLGRDGVRHEYQPDQSLVAAAWLRLEALVEAIPAADRARMIREPGWRLRNPDLAAHLAEHEPDVASAALHRAELSSEDWTALIPRLPIRARGLLRNRRDLPLDVEELLARLGVHDRGLPAPEPSEKEELAEPAARPTVTPLRAVPTAPAPRDREETGRTEISALVERIAQFRRERTETGFDQEHSPRLPLGELPERARGMLTSFGFAADATGRIAWATNEAAPMVIGTRMFAAQRLDDADPDEAGLERAFARRQPITRAAITLTGAPAIAGDWLIDAEPRFSEEGHFSGYFGRLRRVPDAAGQPSAAEAREADRIRQLLHELRTPVTAVQGYAEVIQQQLFGPAPHEYRALAAAIAADAARILAGFEELDRLARLESGAMGIEPGVTDLAAMIRRTAAQLAPVLEPRGAQIALEFPETTSLLVAIDSEDAEALLWRVLASLAAACGGGERMALRLDPVIGAGGAMARLVCTLPARLAGEANLFAATARPVESAINAGLFGAGFALRLARAEARAAGGRLEREDDRLAMALPLLTDSPADTADAAPAAR from the coding sequence TTGTTCTTTGACGACCGCCTTGCCACTGTGCTGCGCCAGCGCGCCACCGGCGAGGCGGGTTTGCGCACGCAGTATCGCCAGCTGATCGATCTGCTGGGCCGCGATGGCGTGCGGCATGAATATCAACCGGATCAGAGCCTTGTCGCCGCCGCTTGGCTGCGGCTGGAGGCCTTGGTCGAAGCAATTCCGGCGGCCGATCGCGCGCGGATGATCCGCGAACCGGGCTGGCGCCTGCGCAATCCCGATCTGGCCGCGCATCTCGCCGAACACGAGCCCGATGTCGCCTCTGCTGCGCTCCACCGGGCTGAATTGTCGAGCGAGGACTGGACCGCGCTGATCCCGCGCCTGCCGATCCGTGCGCGCGGGCTGCTGCGCAACCGGCGCGATCTGCCGCTCGATGTCGAGGAATTGCTCGCCCGGCTGGGGGTGCATGATCGCGGCCTGCCCGCGCCCGAGCCGTCCGAGAAGGAGGAACTGGCTGAACCTGCCGCGCGCCCGACTGTGACGCCGCTACGTGCGGTCCCCACGGCCCCTGCTCCGCGTGATCGCGAAGAGACGGGGCGTACCGAGATTTCGGCCCTCGTCGAACGGATCGCCCAGTTCCGACGCGAACGCACCGAAACGGGGTTCGATCAGGAACATTCACCGCGCCTACCGCTCGGTGAACTGCCCGAGCGTGCGCGCGGCATGCTTACCAGCTTCGGCTTTGCTGCCGATGCCACGGGCCGTATCGCCTGGGCCACAAACGAGGCCGCCCCGATGGTGATCGGCACCCGTATGTTCGCGGCGCAGCGGCTGGATGACGCAGACCCTGATGAGGCCGGGTTGGAGCGCGCCTTCGCCCGCCGCCAGCCGATCACGCGCGCTGCCATTACGCTGACGGGAGCGCCTGCCATCGCCGGGGACTGGCTGATCGATGCCGAGCCGCGCTTCAGCGAAGAAGGCCATTTCTCCGGCTATTTCGGGCGTTTGCGCCGTGTGCCGGATGCCGCCGGACAGCCCAGCGCCGCCGAGGCGCGCGAGGCCGATCGCATCCGCCAGCTGCTCCACGAACTGCGCACCCCGGTGACTGCGGTGCAGGGCTATGCCGAGGTGATCCAGCAGCAGCTGTTCGGCCCCGCCCCGCACGAATACCGCGCGCTCGCCGCCGCGATCGCCGCCGATGCCGCGCGCATCCTAGCCGGGTTCGAGGAGCTGGATCGGCTCGCCCGGCTAGAAAGCGGAGCGATGGGGATCGAGCCGGGCGTAACCGATCTCGCCGCCATGATCCGCCGCACCGCCGCGCAGCTCGCCCCGGTGCTCGAACCGCGCGGCGCACAAATTGCGCTCGAATTTCCCGAGACGACGTCCTTGCTGGTAGCGATCGACAGCGAGGATGCCGAAGCGCTCCTGTGGCGTGTTCTCGCCAGCCTTGCGGCGGCCTGCGGCGGCGGTGAGCGGATGGCGCTGCGGCTTGATCCGGTGATCGGGGCCGGCGGCGCGATGGCACGGCTGGTATGCACCCTTCCCGCGCGGCTTGCGGGCGAGGCGAACCTGTTCGCCGCCACCGCCCGGCCGGTCGAAAGCGCGATCAACGCCGGGCTGTTCGGCGCCGGTTTCGCGCTGCGTCTGGCCCGCGCCGAGGCCCGTGCGGCAGGCGGGCGACTGGAGCGTGAGGACGACCGGCTGGCGATGGCCTTGCCGCTCCTGACCGACAGCCCTGCCGACACAGCCGACGCCGCACCTGCGGCACGATGA
- the accC gene encoding acetyl-CoA carboxylase biotin carboxylase subunit, with protein sequence MGIKRILIANRGEIALRIHRAAHEMGIETVAVHSTADADAMHVRLADHAVCIGPPPAGESYLNIANIISAAEVAQCDAIHPGYGFLSENAKFADIVEAHDIIWIGPKPEHIRTMGDKVEAKRTAGALGLPLVPGSDGAVSDFDEARKIAKEIGYPVIIKAASGGGGRGMKVCDSEDKLETLMQQAGSEAKAAFGDATVYIEKYLGNPRHIEFQVFGDGQGGAIHLGERDCSLQRRHQKVLEEAPSPVISTEERMRMGEVCSKAMRDMGYRGAGTIEFLWENGEFYFIEMNTRLQVEHPVTEAITGVDLVREQIRIAEGRPLSVKQEELEFHGHAIECRINAEDPFTFAPSPGLVTYYHAAGGMHVRVDSGLYAGYKIPPYYDSMIAKLIVYGRTREGCIMRLRRALEEMVVEGVKTNIPLHQELLRQTDVLNGDYSIKWLENWLEERAAD encoded by the coding sequence ATGGGCATCAAACGTATCCTGATCGCCAATCGCGGCGAGATCGCCCTGCGTATCCACCGCGCGGCGCACGAGATGGGGATCGAGACGGTCGCGGTGCACTCCACCGCCGATGCCGACGCGATGCACGTCCGCCTCGCCGATCACGCGGTGTGCATCGGCCCGCCGCCTGCGGGCGAGAGCTATCTCAACATCGCCAACATCATCTCCGCGGCTGAAGTCGCCCAGTGCGATGCGATCCACCCGGGCTACGGCTTCCTGTCGGAGAACGCCAAGTTCGCCGACATCGTCGAAGCGCATGACATCATCTGGATCGGCCCCAAGCCCGAACACATCCGCACGATGGGCGACAAGGTCGAAGCCAAGCGCACCGCAGGCGCACTCGGCCTGCCGCTGGTGCCCGGTTCGGACGGCGCGGTCAGCGATTTCGACGAAGCGCGCAAGATCGCCAAGGAAATCGGTTATCCCGTGATCATCAAGGCCGCTTCGGGCGGCGGCGGTCGCGGCATGAAGGTGTGCGATAGCGAGGACAAGCTCGAAACCCTGATGCAGCAGGCCGGCAGCGAGGCGAAGGCCGCGTTCGGCGATGCCACGGTCTATATCGAGAAATATCTCGGCAATCCGCGCCACATCGAATTCCAGGTGTTCGGTGACGGACAGGGCGGCGCGATCCATCTGGGCGAGCGCGACTGTTCGCTCCAGCGCCGCCACCAGAAGGTGCTGGAAGAAGCGCCCTCGCCCGTGATCTCGACCGAAGAGCGTATGCGGATGGGCGAGGTCTGCTCCAAGGCGATGCGCGACATGGGCTATCGCGGCGCGGGCACGATCGAGTTCCTGTGGGAAAACGGCGAGTTCTACTTCATCGAGATGAACACCCGCCTGCAGGTCGAACACCCGGTGACCGAGGCGATCACGGGCGTTGATCTGGTGCGCGAACAGATCCGCATCGCCGAAGGCCGCCCGCTCTCGGTGAAGCAGGAGGAACTCGAGTTCCACGGCCATGCGATCGAATGCCGCATCAACGCCGAAGACCCGTTCACCTTCGCGCCCTCGCCCGGCCTCGTGACCTATTACCACGCGGCAGGCGGCATGCATGTGCGCGTCGATTCAGGGCTTTACGCGGGCTACAAGATCCCGCCCTACTACGACAGCATGATCGCCAAGCTGATCGTCTACGGCCGCACCCGCGAAGGCTGCATCATGCGCCTGCGCCGCGCGCTGGAAGAAATGGTGGTCGAGGGCGTGAAGACCAACATCCCGCTTCACCAGGAACTGCTCCGCCAGACCGACGTGCTTAACGGCGACTACTCGATCAAGTGGCTGGAAAACTGGCTGGAAGAGCGGGCCGCGGACTAG
- a CDS encoding Lrp/AsnC family transcriptional regulator, with the protein MANLDDIDRRLLAELQAEGRVTNVELAQRVGLTAPPCLRRVRGLEEDGVIRGYHADLDPSKLGFAITVFAMVSLKSQAEASLREFEEHMRALPEVRECHMLNGEIDFILKIVSKDLQSFQEFLTGKLTPAPNVESVKTSLTIRTAKQEPGVPL; encoded by the coding sequence GTGGCCAATCTGGATGATATCGACCGCCGCCTGCTGGCCGAATTGCAGGCGGAGGGCCGGGTGACCAACGTCGAATTGGCGCAGCGGGTGGGGCTGACCGCGCCGCCGTGCCTGCGCCGCGTGCGGGGGCTGGAGGAAGACGGGGTGATCCGCGGCTATCACGCTGACCTCGATCCCTCGAAGCTCGGCTTTGCGATCACCGTGTTCGCGATGGTCAGCCTCAAGAGCCAGGCCGAAGCCTCCTTGCGCGAGTTCGAGGAACACATGCGCGCGCTGCCCGAAGTGCGCGAGTGCCACATGCTCAACGGCGAAATCGACTTCATTCTCAAGATCGTGAGCAAGGACCTACAGAGCTTCCAGGAGTTCCTGACCGGCAAGCTGACGCCCGCGCCGAACGTCGAAAGCGTCAAGACCTCGCTGACGATCCGCACCGCCAAGCAGGAGCCCGGCGTCCCGCTCTAG
- a CDS encoding NAD(P)/FAD-dependent oxidoreductase: MNRKTQIVVVGGGAGGLELVRRLGAKYGRKHHDIILVDKNLSHIWKPLLHEVAAGSLDANLDEVGYRGHCHRWGYRFFQGSLESVDRQAKTISLAPVKDEDGSELIAGHTIRYDILALALGSVSNDFGVPGVKEHCLYLDSREQADRFRTRLLNHCLRVSRAMMKDPGANEQVRVAIVGGGATGVELAAELYNAAGALRHYGLEVFDESRMHVTLLEAGPRILPALPDKLAAAATYELEQLGVQVRPAVQVVEARPRQLITKTGEVIEADLIVWAAGVKGADFLSGLGLETNGRNQILVTDTLQTTVDPAIYALGDCASYTPPGEDRPIPPRAQAAHQMAAIVFDNICRMQKGRTLKHFTYHDKGSLVSLSRFSTVGSLMGNLIGGSMAIEGRLARFIYTSLYRLHLIGIHGWIKATFLMLIGRVNRIVRPRLKLH; encoded by the coding sequence ATGAACCGCAAGACCCAGATTGTCGTCGTCGGCGGGGGCGCGGGCGGGCTTGAACTGGTGCGGCGGCTGGGCGCAAAATACGGGCGCAAGCACCACGACATTATCCTGGTCGACAAGAACCTCAGCCACATCTGGAAGCCGCTGCTGCACGAGGTTGCCGCCGGTTCGCTCGATGCCAACTTGGACGAGGTCGGCTATCGCGGGCACTGCCACCGCTGGGGCTACCGCTTCTTCCAGGGCAGCCTCGAAAGCGTCGACCGGCAGGCCAAGACCATCAGCTTAGCGCCGGTGAAGGACGAGGACGGCAGCGAACTGATCGCGGGCCACACCATCCGCTACGATATCCTCGCACTGGCGCTGGGGTCGGTCTCCAACGATTTCGGCGTGCCGGGGGTCAAGGAGCACTGCCTCTACCTCGACAGCCGCGAACAGGCCGACCGGTTCCGCACCCGGCTGCTTAACCATTGTCTGCGCGTCAGCCGAGCGATGATGAAGGACCCGGGCGCGAACGAGCAGGTGCGCGTCGCCATCGTCGGCGGCGGGGCGACCGGCGTGGAACTGGCGGCGGAACTCTACAACGCGGCCGGAGCGCTAAGGCACTACGGGCTCGAGGTCTTCGACGAGAGCCGGATGCACGTGACCCTGCTCGAAGCCGGCCCGCGAATCCTCCCCGCCCTGCCCGACAAGCTGGCGGCGGCGGCGACCTACGAGCTTGAACAGCTTGGCGTGCAGGTGCGTCCTGCGGTGCAGGTGGTCGAAGCACGCCCGCGCCAGCTCATCACCAAGACGGGCGAGGTCATCGAGGCCGATCTCATCGTCTGGGCGGCGGGGGTGAAGGGCGCGGACTTCCTGTCAGGCCTTGGGCTTGAAACCAATGGCCGCAACCAGATCCTCGTCACCGATACGCTCCAGACCACGGTCGACCCCGCTATCTATGCGCTCGGCGACTGTGCGAGCTACACGCCGCCGGGCGAGGATCGCCCGATCCCGCCGCGCGCACAGGCCGCGCACCAGATGGCGGCCATCGTGTTCGACAATATATGCCGGATGCAGAAGGGCCGCACGCTCAAGCACTTCACCTATCACGACAAGGGATCGCTGGTATCGCTCAGCCGCTTCTCGACCGTGGGGAGCCTGATGGGCAACCTGATCGGCGGCAGCATGGCGATCGAGGGGCGGCTGGCGCGGTTCATCTACACCTCGCTCTACCGCCTGCACCTGATCGGTATTCACGGCTGGATCAAGGCGACCTTCCTGATGCTGATCGGCCGCGTGAACCGCATCGTGCGACCGCGACTGAAGCTGCACTAA